In Anomalospiza imberbis isolate Cuckoo-Finch-1a 21T00152 chromosome 26, ASM3175350v1, whole genome shotgun sequence, the following proteins share a genomic window:
- the MYBPH gene encoding myosin-binding protein H, which produces MTGKTAPPAKKPAPAAAKKKAAPAPKEGAAPKEEAPKEGAAPKEETAPKQEAAPAPVPATEEPPAPEHPLEQPPARTDEPAPIPTEAGAEVTPVPAEGSPAPPAEPPAPAPEPKLEKPKEEPPSCPLSLAVEEVSENSFTLTWKAPEQTGRASLDGYVVEICKDGSSDWKAVNQEPFLSTRYTIPNLSSGDKIHVRVMAVSASGTSVPATLEQPVLIREILQLPKIRMPRHLRETYIRRVGDAVNIMIPFQGKPQPEVSWTKGGQPLDTNRINIRNTARDTIFYIRQAQRGDSGKYELTVQINGAEDKATLDIQVVEPPGPPQNLKLVDVWGFNVALEWTPPADNGNSEIKGYRVQKSDKKSGKWFTVLERCTRTSCTISDLIIGNTYSFRVFSENICGLSDSAAVASGVAYIEKTKTTYQPEKIPQRDMMEPPKFTQPLTDRTTTRGYSTHLFCSVRGFPQPKIIWLKNQMEIREDPKYIALIDQGVCSLEIRKPGPFDGGVYTCKAVNPLGEASVDCRLDVKVPK; this is translated from the exons ATGACCGGCAAAACTGCACCTCCAGCCAAAAaaccagctccagcagcagccaagaaAAAGGCAGCGCCAGCCCCGAAGGAGGGAGCAGCCCCGAAGGAAGAAGCCCCGAAGGAAGGAGCAGCCCCGAAGGAAGAAACAGCCCCAAAGCAAgaagcagccccagccccagtcccagctACTgaagagcccccagcccctgagcatcccctggagcagcccccagcccgcACAGATGAACCTGCTCCCATCCCCACGGAAGCTGGAGCAGAAGTGACTCCAGTGCCTGCAGAAGgttccccagctcccccagctgaacccccagccccagcccctgaaCCTAAACTGGAGAAACCAAAGGAAG AGCCACCCAGCTGCCCCTTGTCCTTGGCTGTGGAAGAAGTGAGTGAAAACTCATTCACGCTGACTTGGAAAGCCCCGGAGCAGACGGGCCGGGCAAGCCTGGATGGATATGTGGTGGAGATCTGCAAAGATGGAA GTTCAGACTGGAAAGCTGTGAACCAGGAGCCTTTTCTTTCCACCCGCTACACAATCCCAAACCTCAGCTCCGGGGACAAGATCCATGTGCGGGTGATGGCTGTCAGTGCCAGTGGAACCAGCGTCCCAGCCACTCTGGAGCAGCCAGTTCTCATCAGGGAGATCCTCC AGCTCCCAAAGATCCGCATGCCTCGGCACCTGCGGGAGACTTACATCAGGCGTGTGGGGGATGCTGTGAACATCATGATCCCCTTTCAG GGAAAGCCGCAGCCTGAGGTGAGCTGGACCAAGGGAGGGCAGCCCCTGGACACCAACCGCATCAACATCCGCAACACGGCTCGGGACACCATCTTCTACATTCGCCAGGCCCAGCGCGGCGACTCGGGCAAGTACGAGCTCACCGTGCAGATCAACGGAGCCGAGGACAAGGCTACCCTGGACATTCAGGTGGTTG AGCCACCCGGCCCTCCCCAGAACCTGAAGCTGGTGGATGTATGGGGCTTTAATGTGGCCCTGGAGTGGACCCCCCCTGCGGACAATGGGAACTCTGAGATCAAGGGCTACAGGGTGCAGAAGTCAGACAAGAAGAGTGGG AAATGGTTCACAGTGCTGGAGCGCTGCACTCGCACCAGCTGCACCATCTCCGACCTCATCATTGGCAACACCTACTCCTTCCGAGTGTTCTCCGAGAACATCTGTGGGCTCAGTGACAGCGCTGCTGTAGCCTCTGGGGTGGCCTACATTGAGAAGACAA AAACCACTTACCAGCCAGAGAAGATCCCCCAGCGGGACATGATGGAGCCTCCAAAGTTCACACAGCCCCTGACAGACCGAACAACTACACGGGGCTACAGCACTCACCTCTTCTGCTCCGTCCGGGGCTTCCCCCAG CCCAAAATCATCTGGTTGAAAAATCAGATGGAGATCCGGGAAGATCCCAAATACATAGCATTGATTGATCAGGGTGTGTGCTCCCTGGAAATCCGCAAGCCTGGCCCTTTTGATGGGGGTGTCTACACCTGCAAGGCTGTAAACCCCCTGGGAGAAGCTTCAGTAGACTGCAGACTGGATGTGAAAG TGCCCAAGTGA